One region of Thermoproteales archaeon genomic DNA includes:
- a CDS encoding ribosomal protein L13e, with protein sequence MGNIIPPPEPIVKVPVLIKHAGVPPRKYRKGRGYSKGEIQALGLTMIEARKLGIYVDSRRKTVYDENIERLREWLERVKKGEMEPPDPTMPKVIKVKPAGKKVFKGKTMAGRKMRGLLRKKYRYTHQYKWKRKQKERKLKKGHEAKRHKGGH encoded by the coding sequence ATGGGAAATATAATACCCCCGCCTGAACCCATAGTAAAAGTCCCAGTGCTGATTAAACATGCTGGTGTTCCGCCGAGAAAATACAGGAAGGGAAGAGGATATTCGAAGGGTGAGATTCAAGCTCTAGGTCTGACTATGATTGAAGCTAGGAAATTAGGGATATATGTAGATTCTAGGCGAAAAACCGTATACGATGAAAATATTGAAAGACTGAGAGAATGGCTTGAACGTGTTAAAAAAGGTGAAATGGAGCCCCCAGATCCGACAATGCCCAAAGTCATAAAAGTGAAGCCTGCAGGTAAGAAAGTATTTAAAGGGAAAACTATGGCAGGAAGGAAAATGAGAGGCTTATTAAGGAAAAAGTATAGATATACGCATCAATATAAATGGAAGCGAAAGCAGAAAGAGAGGAAACTAAAGAAAGGACATGAAGCAAAACGTCATAAAGGAGGACATTAG
- a CDS encoding HD domain-containing protein translates to MKEDISWEIMVLISPKLIYAKVDKNNLLRKIFEILENDHFVQEGLKMANINAVTRLNYNDHGVMHSRIVAGSALEMLDILLSRGFTPSSVKAGIGNIDDAKLIVLAGAYLHDIGNAIHRKYHNLHGYILADKVLDKVLPLIYNDRRKVEDIKFEILHAIFSHDEEVNALSLEAGIVKIADGTDMAEGRARIPYKRGKLDIHAFSALAIKTVEVIEGAKRPIEIVVDMENEAGVFQIEEVLCKKIKTSGISKLVKVTALKKGVKLKELYL, encoded by the coding sequence ATAAAGGAGGACATTAGCTGGGAAATAATGGTTTTGATATCTCCCAAGCTTATATATGCTAAAGTAGATAAAAATAATCTATTGAGGAAAATTTTTGAAATTCTGGAGAACGATCATTTTGTACAGGAAGGATTAAAAATGGCTAACATTAACGCAGTAACGAGACTGAACTATAATGATCACGGAGTCATGCACTCACGCATTGTTGCCGGAAGCGCGCTCGAAATGCTCGACATTCTATTGTCGAGAGGCTTTACTCCATCATCGGTAAAGGCTGGGATTGGCAATATAGATGATGCTAAACTTATAGTATTAGCTGGCGCTTATCTCCATGATATAGGAAATGCAATACATAGAAAATATCATAATCTACACGGTTATATTCTAGCTGATAAAGTGCTAGATAAAGTGCTACCTTTAATCTATAATGATCGCAGAAAAGTTGAGGATATAAAATTTGAAATCCTACACGCAATTTTCTCACATGATGAAGAAGTAAACGCGCTGAGTCTGGAAGCTGGAATAGTTAAAATCGCTGATGGAACGGACATGGCTGAAGGTAGAGCTAGAATACCATACAAGAGAGGGAAGCTAGACATACACGCGTTTTCAGCGCTGGCCATAAAAACTGTTGAGGTAATTGAAGGAGCGAAGAGACCGATAGAAATAGTAGTTGATATGGAAAATGAAGCCGGAGTTTTTCAAATAGAGGAAGTCCTGTGTAAAAAGATAAAAACATCAGGGATAAGTAAACTTGTTAAGGTAACAGCTTTGAAAAAGGGTGTTAAGCTCAAAGAACTATACTTGTGA
- a CDS encoding TFIIB-type zinc finger domain-containing protein, protein MGKAKCSVCGSEKVLAKINGKYYCFKCGSKIIDQHIREQIIKMKEEGLIPPEFEL, encoded by the coding sequence ATGGGTAAAGCTAAATGCTCGGTATGCGGTAGCGAAAAGGTTCTGGCAAAAATCAACGGAAAATACTACTGTTTTAAATGCGGCTCTAAAATTATAGATCAGCATATACGCGAGCAGATCATCAAAATGAAAGAAGAAGGTCTCATCCCGCCAGAATTTGAGCTTTAG
- a CDS encoding methionine adenosyltransferase, which yields MASSIVVNKLERISTEEYPMEFVERKGKGHPDFIADSIAEISSIGLSKYYLEHYGRILHHNVDKVLVVGGQAAPRFGGGEVLQPIYILISGRATTDVKLENGTIENIPIGPILLGEAKKWIMENFRFLNPEKHVIIDYKVGKGSADLVHVFEREKEFPHANDTSLGVGYAPLTETEKLVLKVEEVLNSEDVKKQYPAIGEDIKVMAVRQNNKIDLTVAAAIISKFIHDIDEYIAVKEEVEEIVYKVAEKITDKEVKVYVNAADNESTGKEESIYLVVTGTSAEHGDDGQTGRGNRANGLITPMRPMSLEATAGKNPVNHVGKLYNVIANLAAKKIAKIEGVKEAYVILLSQIGKPINEPLRASIDLILEEGVSFNSVKYEAQHILSEDLNNVRKITQDILEGKIRLY from the coding sequence ATGGCTAGCAGTATTGTTGTAAACAAGCTTGAAAGAATAAGCACTGAAGAATATCCCATGGAGTTTGTGGAAAGAAAAGGCAAAGGGCATCCTGATTTTATTGCCGATTCGATAGCTGAAATCTCGAGTATCGGCTTATCAAAATACTATCTTGAACATTATGGAAGAATACTACATCATAATGTCGATAAGGTTTTGGTAGTTGGCGGTCAGGCGGCTCCGCGATTCGGAGGAGGCGAAGTACTCCAGCCAATATATATCCTAATCTCTGGAAGAGCTACTACAGACGTCAAGTTAGAAAACGGAACGATCGAAAATATACCTATAGGTCCTATATTACTAGGAGAAGCTAAGAAATGGATAATGGAAAACTTTAGATTTCTAAATCCGGAAAAGCATGTAATAATAGATTACAAAGTAGGTAAGGGTTCTGCAGACTTGGTTCACGTGTTTGAAAGAGAAAAGGAATTCCCGCATGCCAATGATACTTCGTTAGGCGTGGGGTATGCTCCTCTGACTGAAACTGAAAAGCTTGTCTTAAAAGTTGAAGAGGTTTTAAATTCTGAGGATGTAAAAAAGCAATACCCCGCGATAGGAGAAGATATTAAAGTCATGGCAGTTAGACAAAACAACAAAATAGACTTAACAGTTGCTGCAGCTATAATTTCAAAATTTATACACGACATCGACGAATATATTGCCGTAAAAGAAGAAGTAGAAGAGATAGTCTACAAGGTTGCTGAAAAAATAACAGATAAGGAAGTTAAGGTTTACGTTAACGCTGCAGATAATGAAAGCACAGGCAAGGAAGAATCAATATATCTGGTTGTAACTGGGACATCGGCGGAACATGGAGATGATGGTCAAACAGGTAGAGGCAATAGAGCAAATGGTCTTATTACTCCGATGAGGCCTATGTCTCTAGAAGCTACAGCAGGAAAAAACCCGGTAAATCATGTTGGTAAATTATACAACGTTATAGCAAATCTAGCAGCTAAGAAAATTGCTAAAATCGAGGGAGTTAAAGAAGCCTATGTCATCCTTTTAAGTCAGATAGGAAAGCCAATCAACGAGCCCTTGAGGGCAAGCATAGATTTGATCTTGGAAGAAGGAGTAAGCTTTAACTCTGTAAAATATGAGGCTCAGCATATACTATCTGAAGATTTGAACAATGTTCGAAAAATAACTCAAGATATACTGGAAGGAAAAATAAGACTATACTAA
- a CDS encoding DUF460 domain-containing protein, which produces MERNVILGIDILPSESAVKPSVKYAATLLVDGKVEKRFKKISRERLLKLIDRFGVDILAVDNIYEIGENSSEIAAFMSKPIHTPRLVQVNVIHGKEYNLEHIARSLGLFEGGKLNPLNASEIIAKLAYMKIGSEAVIFENETRITVSRGRSLTQGGMSKERYRRNIDSLIFRITNEIKDTLNRNKIEYDLYFRKSPYGYSGSIFIVYAPRNSLYGLVKPMKGHDVHVSIEPIVREAIEFIPLRRKRRIYRSRKDRYLIVGVDPGISTGLAILTIDGYLLHLMSRRWLSRNQIIRILSEWGKPLIVATDSNPPPTFAKKLATSLNALLYVPKQNLPVKEKREIVSRFIENLKLQPGIKVYDSHQRDALAAALKAYFAIENKMRQVESVAKNLAINLPISEIKALVIKGYTVKDAVKIVASSRMPVQEEVVLQPQEKDYKAKISYLEALLEQKEKIIKEYELQLDFLDKEIAELRGKISELENTLELLLSARGKSVKTDRKVKSLENRAKFLAEKLKEKEVLIDELQSRIYQWRKITELALDEKIEKLIVIKVLSLSGVSEVLGKFTSLDGKIVYVLDATPGDIKAAGELIKENVKALIVKGFIPEYIRDYLERSLIPVIKDEEIEIIGVDGEYFAMKDSVTTAIKKRKRLLDEKWLHSFTEELDKIIENYRFERRKQSKKLYTDKDLV; this is translated from the coding sequence TTAAGCCTAGTGTAAAGTATGCTGCAACGCTATTAGTTGATGGAAAGGTAGAGAAGCGTTTTAAGAAAATTAGTAGAGAGAGACTTCTAAAGCTTATTGATAGATTCGGAGTTGACATTTTAGCTGTTGATAATATTTACGAAATAGGAGAGAACTCGTCGGAAATTGCAGCTTTTATGTCGAAGCCGATTCATACTCCGCGTCTTGTGCAAGTTAACGTGATTCATGGGAAAGAATATAATCTTGAGCATATCGCTCGCTCTCTGGGATTGTTTGAAGGGGGCAAACTAAATCCATTAAATGCATCTGAAATTATTGCAAAGCTAGCTTACATGAAGATTGGCTCCGAGGCTGTGATTTTCGAGAACGAGACTCGAATAACCGTTTCAAGGGGGAGAAGCCTTACTCAAGGCGGCATGAGCAAGGAAAGATATCGCCGTAACATAGACTCTCTTATTTTCAGGATAACAAACGAGATAAAGGATACTCTAAATAGGAATAAAATAGAATATGATCTATATTTTCGAAAATCTCCATATGGTTATTCAGGTAGCATATTCATAGTATACGCTCCCCGTAACTCTCTTTACGGGCTCGTAAAGCCTATGAAAGGTCATGATGTTCATGTTTCAATCGAGCCTATTGTAAGAGAGGCAATAGAGTTCATTCCCTTGCGAAGAAAAAGGAGAATTTATAGATCTAGAAAAGATCGATACTTGATTGTAGGAGTAGATCCTGGAATTTCTACTGGTTTAGCGATTTTAACAATTGACGGTTATTTATTACATTTAATGAGTAGACGTTGGCTTAGCAGAAACCAGATAATTAGGATATTATCGGAATGGGGTAAGCCGCTTATAGTTGCTACAGACTCTAATCCCCCACCCACATTTGCTAAGAAACTTGCGACTTCTCTAAACGCTTTGTTATACGTGCCAAAACAGAATTTGCCTGTTAAGGAGAAAAGAGAGATCGTGTCTAGGTTTATTGAAAATTTAAAGTTACAGCCGGGCATAAAGGTTTATGATAGTCATCAAAGAGATGCTCTCGCTGCTGCTTTAAAAGCTTATTTTGCTATTGAGAATAAAATGAGACAGGTAGAGTCCGTAGCCAAAAATCTTGCAATTAACCTTCCAATTTCTGAAATTAAAGCGCTTGTGATAAAAGGCTATACAGTAAAAGATGCTGTTAAAATAGTTGCTTCGTCAAGAATGCCTGTTCAGGAGGAAGTAGTATTACAGCCTCAAGAAAAAGATTATAAAGCTAAGATTAGCTATTTGGAAGCTCTTCTCGAGCAAAAAGAAAAAATCATCAAAGAATACGAATTACAACTCGATTTTTTGGATAAAGAAATAGCGGAGCTTCGTGGAAAAATCAGCGAATTAGAAAACACGCTTGAATTGTTGCTGTCAGCTAGAGGGAAAAGTGTTAAAACAGATAGGAAAGTGAAATCTCTTGAGAACCGAGCAAAGTTTTTGGCTGAGAAGCTGAAAGAGAAGGAAGTATTGATTGACGAGTTACAATCAAGAATCTATCAATGGAGGAAGATAACTGAACTTGCCCTAGACGAAAAGATTGAGAAGCTTATCGTGATAAAAGTTTTATCGCTCAGCGGAGTATCCGAGGTTTTAGGCAAGTTTACATCGTTAGATGGTAAAATAGTATACGTTCTCGACGCTACGCCAGGGGATATTAAAGCTGCAGGAGAGCTTATAAAAGAAAATGTAAAAGCTTTAATTGTTAAAGGTTTCATCCCAGAGTATATCAGAGATTACTTGGAGCGTTCTTTGATACCAGTTATAAAAGACGAAGAAATAGAAATTATTGGAGTCGACGGAGAATACTTTGCTATGAAAGATAGCGTTACAACTGCGATAAAAAAGCGGAAGAGATTACTCGATGAAAAATGGCTTCACAGCTTTACAGAGGAGCTTGATAAGATAATCGAAAATTATAGGTTCGAGAGGAGGAAGCAATCCAAAAAACTTTACACCGATAAAGATTTAGTATAG